Genomic DNA from Pseudodesulfovibrio senegalensis:
TCCGGGAAAACGCCCGCCTGTACGCGGTAATACCCGTCGTCCGGGTCCTTGGCCATGCGGCTGCCCTTGTAGCCCAATTCAAGCAGGGCGTCGCGCACCTGTGAGGCTCCCCGTTCATCGGAAAACGCACCCACCTGAATATAGAGCAGGCCCGGCTCCACGGCCTTGAGGGGCAGCTGGTCTTCCGGCGTGCCGGAATCGATCTCGGGTGCGGGCTTGGGCGCAGGCTTTTTTGCTGGCTTGGTTGCGGGCTTCGGCTTGGCCGGGGCCGCGGGGCGCCTCGCCGGCGGTTCTGTCACGATGGTTTTGCGTGCGCAGCCCGAAAGAATCAGCCCGGCAGCCAGCAACAATATGGCGAAGAGAGTGTTTTTTTTCATTGTCGATATCCGTTGGCAGCGCGTCCGGGTATGCGGGCGCGGCAGTATGTATTGGCTCTGTAGTTCACAATGGCCCGCATTGCAAGGCGGGGGCAACATCTGCACAAGCCTAGGTGTGCGGGGGTTAGCGCGCCGCCACAAAGCTGGAGAGAATGGCCACCAGTGTAACCCCGCCCACGAGCGCGGCGCAGTATTCCATGGGCATGAATTGGATATGGATGAACAGGGGCGGAATGTTCAGTATGTCGGCCAGTGCGTTCTGGGCGAGTTTGAGCAGGCCCAGCCCCGCCATGCTGCCCGTGAATCCGAGGACCATGCCCCCGGTTATCAGGGGCCAGCGGATGTACCACGGCTTTGCCCCCACCAGAGCCAGAATCTCGATCTCGTCGCAGCGGGTCAGCAGGGAAAGCCGCATGGTGTTGCCCACCACCATGGCCACCACCAGCCCCAGAAAGCCGATCACCGGCCAGATCACGGCCTGACTGATGAGCGTCCAGCCGTGGGCCAGGTCTTCCTGCAATGGGGAGTAGTGGACCTTGTCCACGCCGGGCATTGATTTGAGCCGTGTCAGCAACTCCGCGGCCCAGCCTTTTTGCTGGCTCTGGGGCGGCACGGCAAAGGAAGCCAGTGCGGAAAAGGGCAGGGGGTTGTTTTCCTTGAGCCAACTGAAATCCCCGGCCTCGCCAAGGGAGTCCGCCAGCTCCAGCAGCGCGTCCTGCGGTGTGAAGCCCTTGATGTCCACCAGATGCTTCATGGCCCCCACGGATTCCCACTGTTCTTCGATGAGCTGCGGGTCCGCGTCGGTTTTCCAGTATATCTGGAACTGGACCTGGCCCCGCGATTTCATGAGTTGCATGTTCACGTTGTGCAGGCCCAACAGCACGAATCCGGCCAGCAGCGAGACCATGGCCACGGCCACCAGCGTGAGCAGGTTGGCCCATGGGTGCACGACGATGTCGCCCAATCCGCGGCCGGTGAGTCGGAAGAATTGGCCCAACATCAAAAATCCCCGCTTTCTTCGGCGTGTTCCGGGGCATCGGTATCGTGGATGCGTCCGTTTTCCAGATGCAGCACCCGCGCCTCGGGCACGGCTTCCAGCACTTCGCGGCTATGGGTGGCCATGATCACCGAGGTGCCGTAGGTGTGAAACTGCTTGAAAATTTCCATCAGGTGCATGGTCAGGCCGATGTCGAGGTTGCCTGTTGGTTCGTCCGCGAGGATGAGTTCCGGGTTGCTGACCATGGAGCGCGCAATGGCCACGCGCTGCTGTTCGCCGCCGGAAAGGCGTTCGCACGGGGTGTAGCTCTTGGTTTCCAGCCCCATGGCCCGGATGATGGCGCGCACGCGGCGTTCCAGCGGGGAGCGGGGCATGCCGCGCACTTCAAGGGCCATGGCCACGTTGTCGAACACCGTGCGCCTGGCCAGTATCTTGAAATCCTGAAACACCACCCCGACCCGGCGGCGCAGTTGCGGCACATGGCGGCGTTTGAGCCTGTGCAGGTCGAACCCGGCCACGCTGGCGCGACCGCGCGTCACGGGCAGTGCGCCGTAGAGCAGGCGCAGCAGGGTGGTCTTGCCCGCGCCCGATGGGCCGGTCAGAAACAGGAAGTCCCCCTTGTCCACGGACAGGTTGATGTCCTTGAGCGCCCAGTGGGAACCGAAATTGTACGAGAGGTGCTTGAGTTCGACCATGGGTTCCTGTGTACCTGCCGCGGCAGGCTTTGTAAAATCCGTTAGCTCCGGCGCAGGACCGGATGGCCGGACTATCCGCGCATCAGCGAGCGCAGCAGGGCCAGATTGCGGCGGTCCTCTTCCAGATCGTCGCCCTTGTCCGTTTCCAGTGTGCCGGGACGATCCGCGAACCGAACGTCGTTCATGAGCAGCCCGAATCCGGTTTCCCCGATGTGGCCCTTGCCGATGTGTTCGTGCCGGTCCTTTTTCTCGCCCAGTGCGGTTTTCGAGTCATTGAGATGGAAGAAGCCGATGCGCTCTACCCCGATCAAACGGTCGAATTCCGCAAAGGTGGCTTCATACGCCTTTGCGGTGCGCAGGTCGTATCCGGCCGCGAACGCATGGCAGGTGTCGAAGCAGACGCCCAACCGGTGCTCAAGGCGGCTGGCTTCCATGATCCGCGCCAGTTCCTCAAATGTCGACCCGAGGTTGGTGCCCTGTCCGGCCGTGGTTTCCAGCAGCACGGTCACGCTGTCCGTTTCCGATTGCTCGATGGCCGCGTCCAGATTGGTCGCATAGGTCGCCAGTCCCTGCTGCGCGCCCGTGCCGAGGTGCGACCCCGGGTGCGTGACCAGCCACGGAATGTCGAGCGCTTGGCAGCGGCGCAGTTCCTCGGCAAAGGCGTTGCGCGATTTTTCGGCGGCCTCGGGCTTGGGACTGGCCATGTTGATGAGGTAGGAGTCGTGGGCGGCCACCGGATGATCCCCCCAGCGGGCGCGCGCCTCGGCAAAGAGCCCTATGGCCTCGTCGGTCAGGGGCGGAACCTTCCACTGCCGCTGGTTGCGGGTGAATATCTGCAATGCCGTGCCGTCCACGGCCATGATGCGTTCCACTGCCTTGTGCAGGCCCCCGGCAATGGACATGTGTGCTCCGAGATGCATATGCTTTCCTCCGGGCGCCATTGTACCCGCATATTGGTTTTGGGCAAGGGTTGCGGACTCTTGCATGAATGGGCATCACAAGGTACTCAGTGACCATGCAACCCACGGAGCGTTCATGAGAATCGAGATTCCCAAACCGCACGGCAAAAGCCCCATGGAGCGGGTCTTGCGCACGCTGGCCATGCTGCTGGTGGTGTTGGTGGTCATGTGGGCCTTTTACAAGAACAACGAAAACGTGCTGGAACGGGTGCAGAAGACGCGCACCGTGTGGGACGAAACCGGCCAGATGAACCGTGAGGATATCGATTTCCTGCGCGGGTTCGTCAAGAGCCTCAAGGACACCTTCGGTATCAACTGCCGGATTCAGGTGTTCAAGGGTGACGTGGTGGTGCCGGATGTGGACGCCAAGACCCTGTACGTGGGCCTTTCCCCGGCCCGGCGGCAGGTGGTCATGGAGTTCCCGGCCCTGATGCGCCCTGCCCTTGGCGCACCGTTCATGGATTCCCTGCGCGACGAGCATTTTGCGCAGGCCTTTGACGACAACGACTGGATACGCGAGCTCAAGATCGCCATGACCATGATCTGGTCGCGGCTTGCGGTTCTGGAAAATCAGGAGGCCACCCAGTGAAGGTGACCATGTATACGGACGGATCGTGCCTCGGCAATCCCGGCCCCGGCGGCTATGGCGCGGTTCTGGTTTACGGTGACAACCGTAAGGAACTTTCTCAAGGCTACAGTGATACCACCAACAATCGCATGGAGCTTCTGGCCGTGATCCGGGGGCTGGAAACACTGACCCGCTCATGCGACGTTCAATTGTGGACCGACTCCAAATACGTGCAGCAGGCCATCACCAAGGGCTGGCTCAAGAACTGGCAGCGCAACGGCTGGAAAACCGCGGCCAAGAAGCCGGTCAAGAATCAGGATCTCTGGCAACAGCTCATGCCCCAGCTCGAACGGCATCAGGTGGACTTCCGCTGGGTCAAGGGCCACAGCGGGCATCCCGAAAACGAGCGTTGCGACGAGTTGGCGCGCACTGCCGCATCCTCATCCGACCTTCTCCCCGACCAACGCTAGCAGGCTGTTGAAAAGCGGCAATCTGCGGCGTTGCTTCAAACGGGCCAACCCCTCGCGTATGTGAAATACGCGTCGGTTCTGTCCCGTTTGGCGCGCCTTGTTGCTCCTTCGGAGGGCAGGGCGCTGCCCTGCACCCGCAAGGGACACGTCCCTTGACCCTTTTCTGTTCCGCATTCTGCGAATGCGGAACGGGTGGGCGATTCAGCAGAAATAGTTTTTCGTTTCCCCGCAACACCCCAGCGGCCGGTTTGCTATGCAAACCGGCCGCTCGCCAAAAAGTTTTGGGGGAGGGGTTTGGGGAGGGCCCTTTTTCAAAAGGGCCCTCCCCAAAAAAACTTCACCCCCCCCGTCCAGCGATGCCTAACGGGAAAAGGCGCTGATGCGCTGGGCTATGTTGGCCTTCAGGTTTTCATAAAACAGCGAATAGTCGAACGCGTGGTAGACGCCATGGGGGAAGTGGCCGCCCTTGACCGTGACCAGCTCCACGTTTTCGGGATGCACGATCAGCCCGCCGTCCTGAATTTGCGCCGAGGTGAAATGCGGACGCACGCCCGTGGGCTTGTCGTGCGCGTCAAAGAACACGGCCCCGAGGTTGCGCTCGGCCGAAACGAGGTTCGTGTCCGTGGTCCATGAGAGCGGGTTGGTGACTGCCGCGCCGGGCCGCAGGGTGGGCGCAACGTCCTGTCTGCCCGGGGCCATGGTGTTGTAGGAGACCACGCATCCCGTGTCCGAGGCGGCTTCGCACATGGCGATGGCCGGATGCGCGGCGAGTTCCTCTTCGGTCATGCACCAGCCGATGAGCAGGGCCGCGATCATGCGCTTTTCCGCGCCGGTTGTGCCCCAGTGCTCCAGCATGAGGTCCGTGAGCATGAGCGAGCCCTGGCTGTGTCCGGCCAGAAAGAACGGGCGGCCGTTGTTTTCGTGCTCAAGGTAATGGTTCAGGGCGCGCCAGACATCGTTGCGTGCGATTTTCTTGAGTTTTTCAAGCTGTTCTTCGGGCTGGGTCAATCCGGCCAGATTCATCTGCCGGTACATGGGCGCATAGATGTTGGCCTGCCCCTCGAATACCGAGGCCTGCGTCTTCAGTGGGGCCATTGAGGCTGCGCGCATGGCCGGGGCCGTGGTGTCCATGAGCCAGTGTTCGTCGTCGAACAATACCGTGGGATAGACGAAGAATACGTCCACCGGGGCCGTGGGCACGGCGGGTTTTGCCAGCCATGACTGTTGCTGCGCGTAGTCGGGTGCCGGGGGAATCGGAGCCGTGTCGAGGGGCGGCAGGGCCAGGGCTGCTGCCGTTGCGATGATGGTCAGTACAAGGGCGAGCGCGGTTGATTTGAGTAGAGGCATGGACAGTTCCTTTTTGGGGTTGGGGACGGGCCCGGATGATGCAACGGAATGGGAACCGGTGGAAGTATTATCTGCTGTGCCGCAGCGCAACGGATTGGCTGCAGCCATGCGCAGGGAAGCGAATCATGGAAGGGGTGCTCTTGGCCGTGTTTCCAGAACTGCCGGCCACAAGAAAAGGCGGGAGTGTCGGTCCCGCCTTTTCTTCATTATATGGACTGGTTCGGGGCTATTTGCCCACCATGATGTCCAGGATCACCTTGTCGGTCTGGGCCATGCCGCAGGTTCCAAGGCGGCCGAGATTGCGGATGCAAGCTTCCACGTCGTCGTCCACGATGCCTTCGTGTCCGTTGGCGGAAGTGCCCCGTTTGGCAAGGAATGCGGCCTGTACCGCGGCCTCCACTGCGGAGGCGACCTTCAGGGAACAGGCGGGCTTGGCCCCGTCGCAGATCATGCCAGCAATGCTGCCGACCATGTTCTTGATGGCGAAACCCGCTTCCTTGAGTCCGCCGCCCATGAGCAGCACCATGCCGCAGCTGGCGCCCGTGGCGGCCAGCACCGCACCGCACAGGGCGGAAAGGCGGCCCAGATGATGTTTGGCGTGGATGGCCGTGAGGTGGCTCATGATCAGGGCGCGGGCCAGGGGTTCGTCGGCAATGCCCTGCTTGCGGGCCATGGCCACCACCGGGATGGTGGCGGTGATGCCCTGGTTGCCGCTGCCCGAGTTGCTCATGACCGGCAACATGACGCCGTCCATGCGGGCATCCGAGGCGGCTGCAGCCATCTTTATGGCGCAGGATGCCACGGCATCGGCGCGCAGGCCCTGCTTGATGTCCTCTTCAATGGATTTGCCCACTTTGAGCCCCCAGTCATGCTGCATGCCTTCTGCGGCAATGGCCTCGTTGAGGCGGGCGGCCTCCAGAATGAAGGAGATCATGTCAAAGGGTGCGTTCACGGAAAAATCGTGAATGCGCTCCATGGTCAGGGGCCAGTTTTCGTCCTCTTCGGATTCGCCGGGCCAGGGCGCGGAGAATATCTCCTCACCGTTTCGTTCCAGCAGGACAATGGCGGTATGGTTGCGGGCAATGACGCAGTGTGCGGAGTCTTCGCCGTGTATCACCGTCACTGCCGCATAGAGCAGTTCCCTGGTGTCGGCCAGTTCAACGCTGACGCGATTTTCGGCCAGCATCTTCCTGCCTTCGGCAATCTGCTCCCTTGTCAGGTCGCGGAGCACTTCAAGGGAGAGGTCGGCGTTGCCGCCCGTGGCTCCCACGGCCGCAGCGATGTCCAGGCCGGTCATGCCGGTTCCGGGCACGCCCACGCCCATGCCGTTCTTGAGCAGGTTCCCGCTGACCTTGACGCTGACGGTCTCCGGATTTTTTCCAAGGGCCTTCACCGCGCTGGCCGTGGCCAGGGAGATGGTGATGGGCTCGGTGCATCCGAGAGCGGGCACGACTTCCCTTTTGAGCAGGGCCACAAAGTCGTTCCATTCGGGTTTTATCATGATGTTTACTCGTTGTTGGAAGTTGCGCAGGAAGGTTCTGTTTCCTGCAACTGGCCGTGGCGGTTGAAGAAGCCTTCCAGCATCAGGGTCAGGGCGCCGTCCCCGGTGACGTTGCAGGCGGTGCCGAAGCTGTCCTGCAGGGCGAATACGGCCAGGAGCAGGGCCACGCCTGCCGGGTCGAACCCGAGCACGCCCACCACGATGCCGAGGGAGG
This window encodes:
- a CDS encoding SPOR domain-containing protein; the protein is MKKNTLFAILLLAAGLILSGCARKTIVTEPPARRPAAPAKPKPATKPAKKPAPKPAPEIDSGTPEDQLPLKAVEPGLLYIQVGAFSDERGASQVRDALLELGYKGSRMAKDPDDGYYRVQAGVFPDMECAQRALKKLMEKHPESFIISDQ
- a CDS encoding cell division protein FtsX, which produces MLGQFFRLTGRGLGDIVVHPWANLLTLVAVAMVSLLAGFVLLGLHNVNMQLMKSRGQVQFQIYWKTDADPQLIEEQWESVGAMKHLVDIKGFTPQDALLELADSLGEAGDFSWLKENNPLPFSALASFAVPPQSQQKGWAAELLTRLKSMPGVDKVHYSPLQEDLAHGWTLISQAVIWPVIGFLGLVVAMVVGNTMRLSLLTRCDEIEILALVGAKPWYIRWPLITGGMVLGFTGSMAGLGLLKLAQNALADILNIPPLFIHIQFMPMEYCAALVGGVTLVAILSSFVAAR
- the ftsE gene encoding cell division ATP-binding protein FtsE, yielding MVELKHLSYNFGSHWALKDINLSVDKGDFLFLTGPSGAGKTTLLRLLYGALPVTRGRASVAGFDLHRLKRRHVPQLRRRVGVVFQDFKILARRTVFDNVAMALEVRGMPRSPLERRVRAIIRAMGLETKSYTPCERLSGGEQQRVAIARSMVSNPELILADEPTGNLDIGLTMHLMEIFKQFHTYGTSVIMATHSREVLEAVPEARVLHLENGRIHDTDAPEHAEESGDF
- a CDS encoding deoxyribonuclease IV, which produces MHLGAHMSIAGGLHKAVERIMAVDGTALQIFTRNQRQWKVPPLTDEAIGLFAEARARWGDHPVAAHDSYLINMASPKPEAAEKSRNAFAEELRRCQALDIPWLVTHPGSHLGTGAQQGLATYATNLDAAIEQSETDSVTVLLETTAGQGTNLGSTFEELARIMEASRLEHRLGVCFDTCHAFAAGYDLRTAKAYEATFAEFDRLIGVERIGFFHLNDSKTALGEKKDRHEHIGKGHIGETGFGLLMNDVRFADRPGTLETDKGDDLEEDRRNLALLRSLMRG
- the rnhA gene encoding ribonuclease HI, with the protein product MYTDGSCLGNPGPGGYGAVLVYGDNRKELSQGYSDTTNNRMELLAVIRGLETLTRSCDVQLWTDSKYVQQAITKGWLKNWQRNGWKTAAKKPVKNQDLWQQLMPQLERHQVDFRWVKGHSGHPENERCDELARTAASSSDLLPDQR
- a CDS encoding DUF3089 domain-containing protein, whose amino-acid sequence is MPLLKSTALALVLTIIATAAALALPPLDTAPIPPAPDYAQQQSWLAKPAVPTAPVDVFFVYPTVLFDDEHWLMDTTAPAMRAASMAPLKTQASVFEGQANIYAPMYRQMNLAGLTQPEEQLEKLKKIARNDVWRALNHYLEHENNGRPFFLAGHSQGSLMLTDLMLEHWGTTGAEKRMIAALLIGWCMTEEELAAHPAIAMCEAASDTGCVVSYNTMAPGRQDVAPTLRPGAAVTNPLSWTTDTNLVSAERNLGAVFFDAHDKPTGVRPHFTSAQIQDGGLIVHPENVELVTVKGGHFPHGVYHAFDYSLFYENLKANIAQRISAFSR
- a CDS encoding serine dehydratase subunit alpha family protein; the encoded protein is MIKPEWNDFVALLKREVVPALGCTEPITISLATASAVKALGKNPETVSVKVSGNLLKNGMGVGVPGTGMTGLDIAAAVGATGGNADLSLEVLRDLTREQIAEGRKMLAENRVSVELADTRELLYAAVTVIHGEDSAHCVIARNHTAIVLLERNGEEIFSAPWPGESEEDENWPLTMERIHDFSVNAPFDMISFILEAARLNEAIAAEGMQHDWGLKVGKSIEEDIKQGLRADAVASCAIKMAAAASDARMDGVMLPVMSNSGSGNQGITATIPVVAMARKQGIADEPLARALIMSHLTAIHAKHHLGRLSALCGAVLAATGASCGMVLLMGGGLKEAGFAIKNMVGSIAGMICDGAKPACSLKVASAVEAAVQAAFLAKRGTSANGHEGIVDDDVEACIRNLGRLGTCGMAQTDKVILDIMVGK